In one Candidatus Deferrimicrobiaceae bacterium genomic region, the following are encoded:
- a CDS encoding HD-GYP domain-containing protein — protein MPSSHRTSEPVARRPKDSLQRGRSTIYKLRALRDFTFGLSRARNLDESLRLALMVILGTFSLLKGVLFLEENGEFHARVSRGVPPGIPPVRKSKALLRILRRSRKPMAVRKKGTAAVVKQVVGEIESAVPALSVEFLCPLGTKKGILGILLLGPTLTGKKLTPRQRETLGVMTSFLSANLSNHRVVLEISSLNDVLGAQVKENKRLLATMQEIYLDTIRAFAAAIDAKDPYTRGHSERVARLSVTIARGLELPEQEVQAIHFASILHDVGKIVTDRTILDKSSSLTRAEKRELRKHPKRSYDILSKIRFPYPDVALLARHHHEWVDGSGYPDAKRDSQIPIGARIIAVADAFDAMMSNRPYRKSLPLTHAIAEVRDYVHQHFDPGVARVFFRILRKELNGVGGKVPFLPKEGNGFSRREVLRFLDGTLKGLS, from the coding sequence TTGCCTTCTTCGCACAGAACGTCTGAGCCCGTCGCCCGCCGCCCGAAGGATTCCCTCCAGAGAGGGAGGAGCACCATCTACAAGCTCCGGGCGCTCCGGGATTTCACCTTCGGCCTCTCCCGGGCGCGCAACCTCGACGAGTCCCTCCGTCTCGCCCTGATGGTCATCCTGGGGACCTTTTCCCTCCTGAAGGGAGTGCTCTTTCTGGAGGAAAACGGCGAATTCCACGCCCGGGTGTCCCGGGGGGTGCCGCCGGGCATCCCCCCGGTGCGGAAGTCGAAGGCCCTCCTCCGGATCCTTCGCCGCAGCCGCAAACCGATGGCGGTGAGGAAAAAGGGGACCGCCGCGGTGGTGAAGCAGGTTGTCGGCGAGATCGAGAGCGCGGTGCCCGCCCTGTCGGTCGAGTTTCTGTGCCCCCTCGGGACGAAGAAGGGGATCCTGGGCATCCTCCTCCTCGGCCCCACCCTCACCGGGAAGAAACTGACGCCGAGGCAGCGGGAGACCCTGGGCGTCATGACCTCGTTCCTTTCCGCCAATCTCTCCAATCACCGGGTGGTTCTCGAGATCTCCTCCCTGAACGATGTCCTGGGGGCCCAGGTGAAGGAGAACAAACGCCTTCTTGCGACGATGCAGGAGATCTATCTCGATACGATCCGCGCGTTCGCGGCAGCGATCGATGCGAAGGACCCGTACACCCGCGGGCACTCGGAGCGGGTCGCGAGACTGTCGGTGACGATCGCGCGGGGACTGGAACTTCCGGAGCAGGAAGTGCAGGCGATCCATTTCGCCTCCATCCTCCACGACGTGGGAAAGATCGTCACCGACAGGACGATCCTGGACAAGTCTTCCTCGCTTACCCGGGCCGAGAAACGGGAGTTGCGGAAGCATCCGAAGAGGAGCTACGACATTCTCTCCAAGATCCGATTCCCGTACCCGGACGTGGCCCTTCTGGCAAGACACCATCACGAGTGGGTGGACGGGAGCGGATACCCGGACGCCAAGCGGGACAGCCAGATTCCCATCGGGGCCCGCATCATCGCGGTCGCCGACGCGTTCGACGCGATGATGTCCAACCGCCCGTACCGGAAGAGTCTCCCTCTGACGCACGCAATCGCCGAGGTCCGGGATTACGTCCATCAGCATTTCGACCCGGGGGTCGCGCGCGTCTTCTTCCGCATTCTCCGCAAGGAACTGAACGGCGTTGGCGGAAAAGTTCCGTTCCTCCCCAAGGAAGGGAACGGGTTCTCCCGCCGGGAAGTTCTCCGGTTCCTCGACGGGACCCTGAAAGGGTTGTCCTAA
- a CDS encoding sugar phosphate isomerase/epimerase family protein, with the protein MNLKGWTIHSTVPFPMLEKRDTVIPLSRSGVGPEIYLSAATLDRLTPEAAEKVSESLRSVGIATTTFHAPFNDLSPGARDEEIRRVSARRLLQAVSLAPLFRPLGIVMHGGYSDWLFDFDGEAWLAGAKRTFSEVAEAAERAGVDIYIENVFDEVPDHLLRLRAAVGSKRLGFCFDAGHATLFSRLPVQKWIEAFGPDLRELHLHDNRGLRDDHLPVGEGSINFRGVLLAAGDAGAKPILTVEPHREDHFVRSISSLRAILADIA; encoded by the coding sequence GTGAACCTGAAGGGCTGGACGATTCACTCCACGGTCCCGTTCCCCATGCTGGAAAAGAGGGATACGGTCATCCCTCTCTCCCGTTCCGGGGTCGGGCCGGAAATCTACCTTTCCGCAGCCACCCTCGACCGGCTCACGCCGGAAGCCGCGGAAAAGGTGTCGGAGTCGCTCCGGTCCGTGGGCATCGCCACCACGACGTTTCACGCCCCGTTCAATGACCTATCCCCGGGAGCACGCGACGAGGAGATCCGGCGCGTCAGCGCCCGACGCCTTCTGCAGGCCGTCTCCCTCGCCCCCCTCTTCCGCCCGCTGGGGATCGTGATGCATGGCGGGTATTCGGACTGGCTCTTCGACTTCGACGGGGAAGCGTGGCTTGCGGGAGCGAAGAGGACGTTCTCCGAGGTGGCGGAGGCGGCGGAACGCGCGGGGGTCGACATCTACATCGAAAATGTCTTCGACGAGGTGCCGGATCACCTCCTTCGTCTCCGCGCGGCGGTCGGGTCGAAGCGGTTGGGATTCTGCTTCGACGCGGGTCATGCCACCCTCTTCTCCCGCCTCCCCGTCCAGAAATGGATCGAGGCGTTCGGGCCGGATCTCCGGGAATTGCACCTCCACGACAACCGCGGCCTCCGGGACGACCATCTTCCCGTGGGAGAGGGATCGATCAACTTCCGCGGGGTCCTGCTCGCCGCCGGCGACGCGGGCGCAAAGCCCATCCTCACCGTGGAACCGCATCGCGAAGACCACTTCGTCCGGTCCATCTCCTCTCTGCGGGCCATCCTGGCGGATATCGCCTAG
- a CDS encoding STAS domain-containing protein has protein sequence MSYLTVKTREAGGGVSVVYVNGYLNNLLGEQVEHAVWDLLEAGQHGIVLEFGETRLINSIGISFLIGIVERMRERNGTLAFCSLARIHRELFQVTGVSRYIRIFDSEAEALAFFAQNV, from the coding sequence GTGAGCTACCTGACGGTGAAAACGCGAGAAGCGGGCGGTGGGGTGTCCGTCGTGTACGTCAACGGATACCTGAACAACCTCCTGGGGGAGCAGGTGGAGCACGCGGTCTGGGACCTCCTGGAAGCCGGACAACATGGCATTGTCCTCGAGTTCGGGGAGACCAGGCTCATCAACAGCATCGGGATCTCCTTCCTCATCGGCATCGTGGAGCGGATGAGGGAGCGCAACGGCACCCTGGCGTTCTGCTCCCTTGCCCGGATCCACCGGGAACTGTTCCAGGTGACCGGCGTTTCCCGCTACATCCGGATATTCGATTCGGAGGCAGAGGCGCTTGCCTTCTTCGCACAGAACGTCTGA